Proteins co-encoded in one Cupriavidus taiwanensis genomic window:
- a CDS encoding NAD(P)/FAD-dependent oxidoreductase, with protein MKTETTDVVIIGAGPAGSVAAGLLRKHGIPVLVLEKETFPRFSIGESLLPQSMAYLEEAGMLRAVVEAGFQYKNGAAFARGTQRTAFDFRQKYSPGWGTTYQVQRAQFDHVLIREAERQGAEVRFSHAVENVDVSGAQPEVSVRAPDGSRYTVRAKFLLDASGFGRILPRLLQLETPSGFPVRSAIFTHVEDRIPAGTFDRNKILISVHPQHQDVWYWTIPFSDGRCSQGVVAEKAFLDRYTGTETGRLQALVAEEPGLAALLANAQWDTPARQIAGYSANVKSLWGNGYALLGNAGEFLDPVFSSGVTIAFKSASLAAQCLVRQLRGDTVDWEQDFARPLKAGVDCFRVFVEAWYEGRFQKLIFHPNATSEIRDMIAAILAGYAWDRDNPFVTEPRRRLAVLEEFCKV; from the coding sequence ATGAAAACGGAAACCACGGACGTCGTCATCATCGGCGCTGGGCCTGCGGGCTCGGTTGCTGCCGGCCTGCTGCGCAAGCACGGGATTCCGGTGCTGGTGCTCGAGAAAGAAACCTTCCCGCGCTTCTCCATCGGCGAAAGCCTGCTGCCGCAAAGCATGGCCTATCTCGAGGAAGCGGGCATGCTGCGCGCGGTGGTGGAAGCCGGCTTCCAGTACAAGAACGGCGCCGCGTTCGCGCGCGGCACGCAGCGCACCGCCTTCGACTTCCGCCAGAAGTACTCGCCGGGCTGGGGCACCACCTACCAGGTGCAGCGCGCGCAGTTCGACCACGTGCTGATCCGCGAGGCCGAGCGCCAGGGCGCCGAGGTGCGCTTCTCGCATGCGGTCGAGAACGTCGATGTCAGCGGCGCGCAGCCGGAAGTCAGCGTGCGCGCGCCGGACGGCAGCCGGTACACGGTGCGCGCGAAGTTCCTGCTCGATGCTTCCGGCTTCGGCCGCATCCTGCCGCGCCTGCTGCAGCTGGAAACGCCGTCGGGCTTTCCGGTGCGCAGCGCGATCTTCACGCACGTGGAAGACCGCATCCCCGCCGGCACCTTCGACCGCAACAAGATCCTGATCAGCGTGCATCCGCAGCACCAGGACGTCTGGTACTGGACCATCCCGTTTTCGGACGGGCGCTGCTCGCAGGGCGTGGTCGCCGAGAAGGCGTTCCTGGACCGCTACACCGGCACCGAGACCGGGCGGCTGCAGGCGCTGGTGGCCGAAGAGCCGGGCCTGGCCGCATTGCTGGCCAACGCGCAATGGGACACCCCGGCGCGCCAGATCGCGGGCTATTCGGCCAACGTGAAGTCGCTGTGGGGCAACGGCTATGCGCTGCTGGGCAATGCCGGCGAGTTCCTCGACCCGGTGTTCTCGTCAGGCGTGACCATCGCCTTCAAGTCGGCCAGCCTGGCGGCGCAATGCCTGGTGCGCCAGCTGCGCGGCGACACGGTGGACTGGGAGCAGGACTTCGCGCGGCCGCTCAAGGCCGGCGTCGATTGCTTCCGCGTCTTTGTCGAAGCCTGGTATGAAGGCCGTTTCCAGAAGCTGATCTTCCATCCCAACGCCACCTCGGAAATCCGCGACATGATCGCGGCGATCCTGGCCGGCTATGCTTGGGACCGCGACAATCCCTTCGTCACCGAGCCGCGCCGGCGGCTGGCGGTGCTGGAAGAATTCTGCAAGGTCTGA
- the fabG gene encoding 3-oxoacyl-ACP reductase FabG has protein sequence MSHPTVLVTGSSRGIGRAIALRLARDGYDVVVHCRARRDEADSVADAVRACGRKSRVLCFDVARREDAASALLTDIAAHGCYYGVVCNAGLARDAAFPAMTGNEWDEVVHTNLDAFYNVLNPVVMPMVQRRQPGRIVTLSSVSGLVGNRGQANYSAAKAGIIGATKALAIELAKRAITVNCVAPGLIDTDMVAPHVRDEALRLIPARRMGTPDEVAATVAFLLSPDAGYITRQVISVNGGMFG, from the coding sequence ATGAGCCATCCGACCGTGCTGGTCACGGGTTCGTCCCGCGGCATCGGCCGCGCCATTGCCCTGCGGCTGGCCCGCGACGGCTATGACGTGGTGGTGCACTGCCGCGCGCGCCGCGACGAGGCCGACTCGGTCGCCGATGCCGTGCGCGCGTGTGGGCGCAAGTCGCGCGTGCTGTGCTTCGACGTGGCCCGCCGCGAGGACGCCGCCAGCGCGCTGCTGACCGATATCGCCGCGCATGGCTGCTACTACGGCGTGGTCTGCAACGCGGGGCTGGCGCGCGACGCCGCCTTCCCGGCCATGACCGGCAACGAATGGGACGAGGTGGTGCACACCAACCTCGATGCCTTCTACAACGTGCTCAACCCGGTGGTGATGCCGATGGTGCAGCGCCGCCAGCCGGGCCGCATCGTCACGCTGTCGTCGGTATCGGGGCTGGTGGGCAACCGCGGCCAGGCCAACTACAGCGCGGCCAAGGCCGGCATCATCGGCGCCACCAAGGCGCTGGCGATCGAGCTGGCCAAGCGCGCGATCACGGTCAACTGCGTCGCGCCGGGACTGATCGACACCGACATGGTCGCGCCGCACGTGCGCGACGAAGCGCTGCGCCTGATCCCGGCGCGGCGCATGGGCACGCCGGACGAAGTCGCCGCCACCGTGGCCTTCCTGCTGTCGCCGGACGCGGGCTATATCACGCGCCAGGTGATCTCGGTCAACGGCGGGATGTTCGGATGA
- a CDS encoding cation:proton antiporter, whose translation MNGVSIFFLQAMLVVALPYLLWRGAGLRAMFPLVGVQVLAGIVLGPSVFGALAPHGWTALFGPERLPMLSGLQWLAVTLFCFLTGLHLREGGVPPQWRATVQISLGSIAAPLALGAAAGWWMVGAGWPVAGELASPAWFAGAMGICTAVTALPVLGALLREMRLTGTHLGQLALRCAAVNDAWVWLFLTLVLLQHGGHGGAGAVTVALRAAAYLAFMLLAVRPTLAWLLRRRAPETELLLAIALCLVLVSAFLGELAGLHHVMGGFVAGLAWPASAAQRVRQQLEPVTVVVLLPFFFLAAGLRTEISLDHPMTLWIAALSLVVAVAGKMAGVALPARRAGMGWRDALALGTLLQTKGLVEVVVLTVLLDARIISTAAFSGLLLMALASTLLARPLTMLVARQRLP comes from the coding sequence ATGAACGGAGTCAGCATTTTTTTCCTGCAGGCGATGCTGGTGGTCGCGCTGCCTTATCTGCTCTGGCGTGGCGCCGGCCTGCGCGCGATGTTTCCGCTGGTCGGCGTGCAGGTGCTGGCCGGCATCGTGCTGGGCCCGTCGGTGTTCGGCGCGCTGGCGCCGCACGGCTGGACCGCGCTGTTCGGGCCCGAGCGCCTGCCGATGCTGTCCGGCCTGCAATGGCTGGCCGTGACGCTGTTCTGTTTCCTGACCGGATTGCACTTGCGCGAAGGCGGCGTGCCGCCGCAGTGGCGCGCGACCGTGCAGATCTCGCTGGGCAGCATTGCGGCGCCGTTGGCGCTCGGGGCCGCGGCGGGCTGGTGGATGGTGGGCGCCGGCTGGCCGGTCGCCGGCGAGCTGGCCAGCCCGGCGTGGTTCGCCGGCGCGATGGGCATCTGCACCGCGGTCACGGCGCTGCCGGTGCTGGGCGCGCTGCTGCGCGAGATGCGCCTGACCGGCACGCACCTGGGCCAGCTGGCGCTGCGCTGCGCCGCCGTCAACGATGCCTGGGTGTGGCTGTTCCTGACGCTGGTGCTGTTGCAGCACGGCGGCCACGGCGGCGCCGGCGCCGTCACCGTGGCGCTGCGCGCGGCGGCCTACCTGGCGTTCATGTTGCTGGCGGTGCGTCCCACGCTGGCCTGGCTGCTGCGCCGGCGCGCGCCGGAAACCGAGCTGCTGCTGGCGATAGCGCTGTGCCTGGTGCTGGTCTCGGCCTTCCTCGGCGAACTGGCGGGGCTGCATCACGTGATGGGTGGCTTTGTCGCCGGGCTGGCATGGCCGGCTAGCGCGGCGCAGCGCGTGCGCCAGCAGCTGGAACCGGTCACGGTGGTGGTGCTGCTGCCGTTCTTCTTCCTCGCCGCGGGGCTGCGCACCGAGATCTCGCTGGACCATCCGATGACGCTGTGGATCGCGGCGCTGTCGCTGGTGGTCGCGGTCGCGGGCAAGATGGCCGGCGTGGCGCTGCCGGCGCGCCGCGCCGGCATGGGCTGGCGCGATGCGCTGGCACTGGGCACGCTGCTGCAGACCAAGGGCCTGGTCGAGGTGGTGGTGCTGACCGTGCTGCTGGACGCGCGCATCATCAGCACCGCGGCGTTTTCCGGCCTGCTGCTGATGGCGCTGGCCAGCACCTTGCTGGCGCGGCCGTTGACGATGCTGGTAGCGCGGCAGCGCCTGCCCTGA
- a CDS encoding LysR family transcriptional regulator: MDTIRAMQVFVRAVELGSLSAVAREQQSTQPTVSKTVAALERELGVRLLARSTTSLAPTEAGRRFYERARRVLDEYGEAVSDARGATGQPAGRVRVGAPASFGVLRLNALVLAFQQRYPEVEVELLFDDRFVDLVEAGVDVAVRLGATLPPHVVARRIAVSQRLLVAAPDYLARHPKIRQPADLARHRILRFTWLAAGEEIVLDGPGGQALVSAPCRYRVNNSLAMRESFLAGAGFGMTPAWLVQDLLDSGALQRVLPRWHGPAQEAFLVCPTRRYQPAPVRVLLEFLARAIAGLPGFTPV; encoded by the coding sequence ATGGACACCATCCGGGCAATGCAGGTCTTCGTGCGCGCGGTGGAACTCGGCAGCCTGTCGGCGGTGGCGCGCGAGCAGCAGTCGACGCAGCCGACCGTCAGCAAGACCGTGGCCGCGCTGGAGCGCGAGCTGGGCGTGCGTCTGCTGGCGCGCAGCACCACCAGCCTGGCGCCGACCGAGGCCGGGCGGCGCTTCTACGAGCGCGCGCGGCGCGTGCTGGACGAATACGGCGAGGCGGTCAGCGACGCGCGCGGCGCAACCGGCCAGCCGGCGGGCCGCGTGCGCGTGGGCGCGCCCGCCAGCTTCGGCGTGCTGCGCCTCAATGCGCTGGTGCTGGCGTTCCAGCAGCGCTATCCGGAAGTCGAGGTGGAACTGCTGTTCGACGACCGCTTCGTCGACCTGGTCGAAGCCGGGGTCGACGTGGCGGTGCGCCTCGGCGCCACGCTGCCGCCGCATGTGGTGGCGCGCCGGATCGCGGTGTCGCAGCGCCTGCTGGTGGCGGCGCCGGACTACCTGGCGCGGCATCCGAAGATCAGGCAGCCGGCGGACCTGGCGCGCCATCGGATCCTGCGCTTTACCTGGCTCGCCGCGGGCGAAGAGATCGTGCTCGACGGCCCCGGCGGGCAGGCGCTGGTGAGCGCGCCATGCCGTTACCGCGTCAACAACTCGCTGGCGATGCGCGAGAGTTTCCTTGCCGGCGCCGGCTTTGGCATGACGCCGGCGTGGCTGGTGCAGGACCTGCTCGACAGCGGCGCGCTGCAGCGGGTGCTGCCGCGCTGGCACGGCCCGGCGCAGGAAGCGTTCCTGGTCTGCCCGACGCGGCGCTACCAGCCGGCACCGGTACGCGTGCTGCTGGAGTTCCTGGCGCGGGCGATAGCGGGCCTGCCGGGATTTACCCCGGTGTAA
- a CDS encoding SGNH/GDSL hydrolase family protein — MFSDLRFLRRAAAATLAAAVASSAALASPLQERAWLTSWMASQQPVWQAHALPLPTGVPAEMADQTVRQVVRLSAGGERLRVVLSNPYGRQPLVVGAAQLAPHAGGGRIELAGSRAVTFGGRPTVTIPAGQSVASDAIALATPALGELALSLYLPQRTALESFHWDGRQSAWLAAGNATAQAMLAAPQVFSARIVVSEVQVEAPAGAAAVVALGDSITEGNGSTPDTNRRWPDLLAQRLAADGVAVLNAGISGGRLLRDGMGASALARLDRDVLSQAHVRTVIAAIGINDIAWPGSTFAPHDAVPRADELIAGYRRLIARAHARGVRVIGATITPFAGALRDTPIRGYDSPGKEAVRLAVNDWIRHGGAFDAVVDFDAAVRDPARPQALLPAFDSGDHLHPGDAGYRAMAAQFDLALPALAGQSRSGAPGGNSGR; from the coding sequence ATGTTTTCCGATCTTCGTTTCCTGCGCCGCGCCGCGGCAGCGACCCTTGCCGCCGCCGTCGCCAGCAGCGCGGCGCTCGCCAGCCCCCTGCAAGAGCGGGCCTGGCTGACCAGCTGGATGGCCAGCCAGCAGCCGGTGTGGCAAGCGCACGCCCTGCCGCTGCCCACCGGCGTGCCGGCGGAGATGGCGGACCAGACCGTGCGCCAGGTGGTGCGGCTGAGCGCAGGCGGGGAGCGGCTGCGCGTGGTGCTGTCAAACCCCTATGGCCGGCAACCGCTCGTGGTCGGCGCGGCGCAACTCGCACCCCATGCCGGCGGCGGCCGCATCGAACTCGCCGGCAGCCGCGCCGTAACCTTCGGCGGCCGTCCGACCGTGACCATCCCGGCGGGCCAGTCGGTGGCAAGCGACGCGATCGCGCTCGCTACCCCTGCGCTGGGTGAACTCGCGCTCAGCCTTTACCTGCCGCAGCGCACCGCGCTCGAATCGTTCCACTGGGATGGCCGCCAGAGCGCATGGCTGGCAGCCGGCAACGCGACCGCGCAAGCCATGCTGGCTGCGCCACAGGTATTCAGCGCGCGCATCGTGGTGAGCGAGGTGCAGGTCGAAGCCCCGGCGGGCGCGGCTGCGGTGGTCGCGCTCGGCGATTCGATCACCGAAGGCAACGGCTCCACCCCCGACACCAACCGGCGCTGGCCGGACCTGCTGGCGCAGCGGCTGGCCGCCGACGGAGTGGCCGTGCTCAACGCCGGCATCTCCGGCGGCCGGCTGCTGCGCGACGGCATGGGCGCGTCCGCGCTGGCGCGGCTGGACCGCGACGTGCTGAGCCAGGCGCATGTCCGCACGGTGATCGCGGCCATCGGCATCAACGATATCGCCTGGCCAGGCTCGACCTTCGCGCCGCACGACGCCGTGCCGCGGGCCGACGAACTGATCGCGGGCTACCGGCGCCTGATCGCCCGTGCGCATGCACGCGGCGTGCGCGTGATCGGCGCCACCATCACGCCGTTTGCCGGCGCGTTGCGCGACACGCCGATCCGCGGCTATGACAGCCCGGGCAAGGAAGCCGTGCGGCTGGCGGTCAACGACTGGATCCGCCATGGCGGCGCATTCGATGCGGTGGTGGACTTCGACGCCGCGGTGCGCGATCCGGCGCGGCCGCAGGCGTTGCTGCCGGCCTTCGACAGCGGCGACCACCTGCATCCCGGCGATGCCGGCTATCGCGCCATGGCGGCGCAGTTCGACCTGGCCCTGCCCGCGCTCGCCGGTCAGTCGCGCTCGGGCGCGCCCGGCGGGAACAGCGGACGATAG
- a CDS encoding glutathione S-transferase family protein: MELYAHPFSSYCQKVLVALYENAIPFDLRMLSPDHAQHMDELGKRWPLRRMPLLVDDGRSVFESSIIVEYLDQHHRGPVRWLPESADGALKVRLLDRFFDQYVMTPMQRIVADYLRPAANRDPHGVAEYRQLLDSAYAWLETELAARQWAAGDAFTLADCAAAPSLFYADWVQPIPQSCGNVRAYRERLLARPSFARAVDEARPYRPLFPPGAPERD; encoded by the coding sequence ATGGAGCTGTACGCGCACCCGTTTTCGTCCTATTGCCAGAAGGTCCTCGTGGCGTTGTACGAGAACGCGATTCCCTTCGACTTGCGCATGCTGTCGCCCGACCACGCGCAGCACATGGACGAACTCGGCAAGCGCTGGCCGCTGCGGCGCATGCCGCTGCTGGTCGATGACGGCCGTTCGGTGTTCGAGTCCAGCATCATCGTCGAATACCTGGACCAGCATCACCGCGGCCCGGTGCGCTGGCTGCCCGAGTCGGCCGATGGCGCGCTGAAGGTGCGCCTGCTCGACCGCTTCTTCGACCAGTACGTGATGACGCCGATGCAGCGCATCGTGGCCGATTACCTGCGCCCCGCGGCGAACCGCGATCCGCATGGCGTGGCCGAATACCGCCAGCTGCTGGACTCGGCCTATGCGTGGCTCGAGACCGAGCTGGCGGCCCGGCAATGGGCCGCGGGCGATGCCTTCACGCTGGCGGACTGCGCCGCCGCGCCGTCGCTGTTCTATGCGGACTGGGTGCAGCCGATTCCGCAGTCATGCGGCAACGTGCGCGCGTATCGCGAGCGGCTGCTGGCGCGGCCGTCGTTTGCGCGCGCGGTGGACGAGGCGCGGCCCTATCGTCCGCTGTTCCCGCCGGGCGCGCCCGAGCGCGACTGA
- the pip gene encoding prolyl aminopeptidase: MPALRTLYPEIEPYETGTIDVGDGHVVYYERVGTPGAKPAVFLHGGPGGGISPDHRRLFDPARYDVLLFDQRGCGRSTPHAGLEANTTWHLVDDIERLRMLAGVERWLVFGGSWGSTLALAYAQQHPQRVSELVLRGIYTVSQAELDWYYQYGVSEMFPDKWARFQAPVPVAERGNMMAAYRKLLTGPDPDKQVEAARAWSVWEGETITLLPDAGNSARHDDGHFALAFARLENHYFTHRCWLEDGQLLRDAHKLASIPGVIVHGRYDMPCPVRYAYALHQAWPQAQFHLIEGAGHAWTEPGIMDQLLAATDCFAAQG; encoded by the coding sequence ATGCCCGCCCTGCGCACCCTCTACCCCGAAATCGAGCCCTACGAAACCGGCACGATTGATGTCGGCGACGGGCATGTCGTCTACTACGAGCGCGTGGGCACGCCCGGCGCCAAGCCCGCGGTGTTCCTGCATGGCGGGCCTGGCGGCGGCATCTCGCCGGACCACCGGCGGCTGTTCGATCCGGCGCGCTATGACGTGCTGCTGTTCGACCAGCGCGGCTGCGGACGCTCGACCCCGCATGCGGGGCTGGAGGCTAACACCACCTGGCACCTGGTCGACGATATCGAGCGGCTGCGCATGTTGGCGGGGGTGGAGCGCTGGCTGGTGTTCGGCGGCTCGTGGGGCTCGACGCTGGCGCTGGCCTATGCGCAGCAGCACCCGCAGCGCGTGAGCGAGCTGGTGCTGCGCGGCATTTATACGGTGTCGCAGGCGGAGCTGGACTGGTACTACCAGTACGGCGTGTCCGAGATGTTCCCCGACAAGTGGGCGCGTTTCCAGGCGCCGGTGCCCGTGGCCGAGCGCGGCAACATGATGGCGGCCTACCGCAAGCTGCTGACCGGCCCCGACCCCGACAAGCAGGTAGAGGCGGCACGCGCCTGGAGCGTGTGGGAAGGCGAGACCATTACCTTGCTGCCAGATGCAGGGAACAGCGCCAGGCATGACGACGGGCACTTCGCGCTGGCCTTCGCCCGGCTGGAAAACCACTATTTCACGCACCGCTGCTGGCTGGAAGATGGCCAGCTGCTGCGCGATGCGCACAAGCTGGCCAGCATCCCCGGCGTGATCGTGCACGGCCGCTATGACATGCCGTGTCCGGTGCGCTATGCCTACGCGCTGCACCAGGCGTGGCCGCAGGCGCAGTTCCACCTGATCGAAGGCGCCGGCCATGCGTGGACCGAGCCGGGCATCATGGACCAGCTGCTTGCCGCGACCGATTGCTTCGCCGCGCAGGGCTAG